AGTGGTCATCAACGGCGGAAGCATCTGGTACACATTGCGCATAGCAGTAGTAGGATCGCCGCCAGCCTCGCCACCAGCATTGCTGCCCGTGTTCCAGACGCTGATCTTGGGCTGCAGACCACGAATAGCCTCggcgttggccttggccagctcAACATAAGTACCCTTCTCGATCATCATGTACTGGATAAGACCGGCGGGGCCGCCAAATGCATTAGCCAACTTGGCATAtgcgtcggccatggcagaaataCCCTCCGCCTCCTTGAGCTGTCGAAAGACACTAGCATCGGCACTCTGCTGAGCAGCGTAGTTGTCGGCCTCGGCATCAATACGGGTCTTGTAGGCGTCGGCGTCGGCCAAGCGCTGTTTGGCTTCCTGGTTGGCACGAGCATTCGCGGTGACTTCGTAGGCGGCAGCATCAGCGGCCTGCTGCTTGCTTTCACGCGTGATGGTGGCCTTGACGACGTCCTTAGCACGAAGGCGCTCCACCTCGGCGGCAGCACGCTTGATTTCGACCTGTCTCTTCAGGTCTTCGTCCTTGGATTCGAGGGTGCGCTGGGCCTCGACCCGGGCAATGTCCACGTCGCGCGTGAGGAGGGTTTGTTCCTTGTTGAGGTGGGCTTCTGCCTTGGCGCGCTCGATGTCTCGCTCTGTCTTCTGGACGGCCGTGTCGGCGTTGATCTTGGCGATTTCACGGTCCTGTTCACCCCGGCGCTTGGCCTCGCCGACGTTACCGCGGAGCTGGGCCTCTGCGACGTCGATcctggcttggttggtggcGCCTTCGTGGGCTTTGCGGGAGAGGGACTCGAAGTACACGGAGCCGGGGGCGTCTTTGAGCTCTTTGACGTTTGAGTTGTAGATTTTGAGGCTGCAGATGAATTAGCACTTGTGGTCTAAGGGCTCGACTTCAGATGCATGTACTTACCCAAATTGATCAAGCTCACTCTGGATGTTGCGGAAGATTCTCTTCTTGAAAACCTCACGCTCCGTAAAGATCTCCTCCATAGTCATGCTCGAAACCAGCACACGCGTTTCACCCTCAATAATACCCTTAACAATACTCGCAACATGGTCCCCATGGtctttcttgttgctgccctCAGACTGCGCCAGCAGCATGGCGAACTTGACGAGGGCATCGCCGCGATCCTCACGATCAACGGCGGAGGCATCTTCCGAGTTGGAGTTTGCACCGCGGTCGTTGACGTCCGGACCGACGGTGAAGACGACGGGCAGCGCGAActgcagcttctccttggtcATGGCCTGGAGGTCCATGGCGTAGTCGCGCGGCTGGACGCTGAAGCGCGTGCATCGCTGGAGAGGCCATACCCAAGATGCTTTTGTGATCTTGACGGTGCGGATGCTCATGCCAGTGATGGCGAGGTACTCATCCGGGCCGGAGATTTTGTACGACATCTTGAATGTGgtgtcttggtgttgaggtgatGGAGGGTTTGGGGTGTTTGGTGTGTTTGGTCGCAGTGACCTTGGTGGGATGAGATTGGGCAGAAAAGTATGGAAGCTTAATGGGCTATAAGTATGTTGTCAGTGTCAACGTTGAACAGGGAGATGTACGGAACAGAGGAGTATGAATGGGCCAAGGATGGTGCACAGCGAATCATGATACATACCGTTAGAGTACACCCTCTGTTGGGTCCTTGTGTGAATGTTATTCAGATGGACTTCAACTTGTGTGACACATTGAATAAGCTGGGTGAAGTCCTCCTTATATCACTGAATATTG
The genomic region above belongs to Pochonia chlamydosporia 170 chromosome 2, whole genome shotgun sequence and contains:
- a CDS encoding flotillin domain-containing protein (similar to Magnaporthe oryzae 70-15 XP_003718146.1) encodes the protein MSYKISGPDEYLAITGMSIRTVKITKASWVWPLQRCTRFSVQPRDYAMDLQAMTKEKLQFALPVVFTVGPDVNDRGANSNSEDASAVDREDRGDALVKFAMLLAQSEGSNKKDHGDHVASIVKGIIEGETRVLVSSMTMEEIFTEREVFKKRIFRNIQSELDQFGLKIYNSNVKELKDAPGSVYFESLSRKAHEGATNQARIDVAEAQLRGNVGEAKRRGEQDREIAKINADTAVQKTERDIERAKAEAHLNKEQTLLTRDVDIARVEAQRTLESKDEDLKRQVEIKRAAAEVERLRAKDVVKATITRESKQQAADAAAYEVTANARANQEAKQRLADADAYKTRIDAEADNYAAQQSADASVFRQLKEAEGISAMADAYAKLANAFGGPAGLIQYMMIEKGTYVELAKANAEAIRGLQPKISVWNTGSNAGGEAGGDPTTAMRNVYQMLPPLMTTINEQTGITLPEWQFGKMNAGMQAMNQSNVNGEKSSK